The following are encoded together in the Mesoterricola sediminis genome:
- a CDS encoding TolC family protein has product MRIALLLALGLLPTGGWAQAPLPDDPRIQALIQEALEANPDLQRARATAQAEKERIPQAGALPDPSLSLGIQNDGFKKIQIGQMEGSYWQVMITQPLPWPGKRGLRTDIARIGAQAADEATQRTRLTLEADVRRAYLALLLSRSQLRLLEDQALLLQQAEATARIRYEVGQGAQADLLRAQLERTRLDQTRLRLQTEERTALAGLNRLRAKPAEAPVEDGAPMSALPDPGPIDPAAALPEALDHTPEVKTAHLGALQSDKAVALARLDRRPDFGVTAGIMPRGGLDPMWNAGISISLPLWSGRKQARAVVEQEARRRASGAEEASVRTMVTQRVQERATQMTSALGILKLYRGGLLVQSEASFRATLAQYEVGRAPFLSVLEALNGWVADQSGLLQAQAQAQAVAIAHREFTLAATPPVGATALAGSGMGGGSTPSGAATAARPAGSKADAGSDSSSMTSM; this is encoded by the coding sequence ATGCGCATCGCGCTCCTCCTGGCCCTCGGTCTCCTCCCCACCGGGGGATGGGCCCAGGCCCCCCTTCCCGACGACCCCCGCATCCAGGCCCTGATCCAGGAAGCCCTGGAGGCCAATCCCGATCTCCAGCGCGCGCGCGCCACGGCCCAGGCCGAAAAGGAGCGGATCCCCCAGGCCGGCGCCCTGCCCGACCCCTCCCTCTCCCTGGGCATCCAGAACGACGGCTTCAAGAAGATCCAGATCGGTCAGATGGAAGGGAGCTATTGGCAGGTGATGATCACCCAGCCCCTGCCCTGGCCGGGCAAGCGCGGCCTGCGCACGGACATCGCCCGAATCGGCGCCCAGGCTGCCGATGAGGCGACCCAGCGCACCCGCCTGACCCTGGAGGCGGACGTGCGCCGGGCCTACCTGGCCCTCCTCCTCTCCCGGAGCCAGCTGCGGCTCCTGGAGGACCAGGCCCTCCTGCTCCAGCAGGCGGAAGCCACGGCCCGGATCCGCTACGAGGTGGGCCAGGGCGCCCAGGCCGATCTGCTCCGGGCCCAGCTGGAACGCACCCGGCTGGACCAGACCCGCCTGCGCCTCCAGACGGAGGAGCGCACTGCCCTGGCGGGACTCAACCGGCTGCGGGCCAAGCCGGCCGAAGCCCCGGTGGAGGACGGCGCCCCCATGTCCGCCCTTCCGGATCCCGGCCCCATCGACCCCGCCGCCGCCCTGCCCGAGGCCCTGGACCACACCCCCGAAGTGAAAACCGCCCACCTGGGCGCCCTCCAGTCGGACAAGGCCGTGGCCCTGGCCAGGCTGGACCGCCGGCCGGACTTCGGCGTCACCGCCGGCATCATGCCCCGGGGCGGCCTGGATCCCATGTGGAACGCCGGGATCTCCATCTCCCTGCCCCTGTGGAGCGGCCGCAAGCAGGCCCGGGCCGTCGTGGAGCAGGAGGCTCGCCGGCGGGCCTCGGGCGCGGAGGAGGCCAGTGTGCGCACGATGGTCACCCAGCGCGTCCAGGAGCGCGCGACCCAGATGACCTCGGCCCTGGGCATCCTGAAGCTCTACCGGGGCGGCCTCCTGGTGCAGAGCGAGGCCAGCTTCCGGGCCACCCTGGCCCAGTACGAGGTGGGCCGGGCGCCGTTCCTCTCCGTGCTCGAGGCCCTCAACGGCTGGGTCGCCGACCAGAGCGGCCTCCTGCAGGCCCAGGCCCAGGCCCAGGCCGTCGCCATCGCCCATCGCGAATTCACGCTGGCCGCCACGCCGCCCGTGGGCGCCACGGCCCTCGCCGGGTCCGGCATGGGCGGCGGGTCCACCCCCTCGGGCGCGGCAACGGCCGCCAGGCCCGCCGGGTCCAAGGCGGACGCCGGCTCCGATTCCTCCTCCATGACCTCCATGTAA
- a CDS encoding efflux RND transporter periplasmic adaptor subunit, whose product MSSPSRFRTPLLMLLALGAGVGGTLLLRPAHHAEAPQEAPKKTSYQCPMHPQIIQDHAGDCPICGMALVPMDGGGGASAVDGMATVTIDPARQQLIGLTTAEVKEGPVGGELRTTARISADETRIRHIHVKVEGYVEKLHVDFVGMHVSKGQPLLAFYSPDFVSAQQEYLLALRTRKALAGGSLQGSGNDLLEAAHRRLTLWDVPAAELAELERTGEVRKTLTLRSPISGVVTAKTAVEGNRLTPADTPFEITDLGSVWALADVYEPELPRVKVGMPVELTLAAVPDRTFRGRVAFVDPQVDPKTRTTRVRVEVPNPGGLLKPEMFGEMVIQGKGRAGLVVPTDAVLDSGTRRIVFVALGQGRFEPKEVKTGAAMGDTVEILSGLMKGETVVTRANFLVDSESRLKAALAHMGDGKGK is encoded by the coding sequence ATGTCCAGCCCCTCCCGTTTCCGCACCCCCCTCCTCATGCTGCTGGCCCTCGGCGCCGGCGTGGGCGGCACGCTCCTGCTCCGCCCGGCCCACCACGCCGAGGCCCCCCAGGAGGCCCCGAAGAAGACCAGCTACCAGTGCCCCATGCACCCCCAGATCATCCAGGACCACGCCGGCGACTGCCCCATCTGCGGCATGGCCCTCGTGCCCATGGACGGGGGCGGCGGCGCCTCCGCCGTCGACGGCATGGCCACGGTCACCATCGATCCGGCCCGCCAGCAGCTGATCGGTCTCACCACCGCCGAGGTCAAGGAGGGCCCGGTGGGCGGCGAACTCCGGACCACGGCCCGCATCTCCGCGGACGAGACCCGGATCCGCCACATCCACGTCAAGGTCGAGGGCTACGTGGAGAAGCTCCACGTGGACTTCGTGGGCATGCACGTGTCCAAGGGCCAGCCCCTCCTCGCCTTCTACAGCCCCGACTTCGTCAGCGCCCAGCAGGAGTACCTCCTCGCCCTCCGCACCCGGAAGGCCCTCGCGGGCGGCAGCCTCCAGGGCAGCGGCAACGACCTCCTCGAGGCGGCCCACCGCCGCCTGACCCTCTGGGACGTCCCGGCCGCGGAACTGGCCGAGCTCGAGCGCACCGGCGAGGTGCGCAAGACCCTCACCCTCCGCTCCCCCATATCGGGCGTCGTCACCGCAAAGACCGCCGTGGAGGGCAACCGCCTCACCCCGGCCGACACGCCCTTCGAGATCACCGACCTGGGCTCGGTCTGGGCCCTCGCCGACGTCTACGAGCCCGAGCTGCCCCGGGTCAAGGTGGGCATGCCCGTCGAACTCACCCTGGCCGCCGTGCCGGACCGCACCTTCCGCGGGCGGGTGGCCTTCGTGGACCCCCAGGTGGACCCCAAGACCCGCACGACGCGCGTGCGCGTGGAGGTTCCCAACCCCGGCGGGCTCCTCAAGCCGGAGATGTTCGGGGAGATGGTGATCCAGGGCAAGGGCCGCGCCGGGCTCGTGGTGCCCACGGACGCCGTCCTGGACTCCGGCACCCGCCGCATCGTCTTCGTGGCCCTGGGCCAGGGCCGGTTCGAGCCCAAGGAGGTCAAGACCGGCGCCGCCATGGGCGACACCGTGGAAATCCTGTCCGGCCTGATGAAGGGGGAGACCGTGGTGACCCGGGCCAACTTCCTCGTGGACTCTGAATCGCGCCTGAAGGCCGCCCTCGCCCACATGGGCGACGGCAAGGGAAAGTGA